One part of the Haemophilus parainfluenzae genome encodes these proteins:
- a CDS encoding inorganic phosphate transporter, translating to MEIINAYGSWLVLITAAFGFFMAFGIGANDVSNSMGTSVGSGTITAKQAIIIALIFESAGAYLAGGEVTETIKSGVIDPTQFVEMPDVLALGMLSALFASGAWLFIATKMGWPVSGTHTIIGALIGFACITIGPSSVDWSTIGGIVGSWFITPVIAGLLAYTIFASIQKLIFDTEEPLKNAQKYGPYYMAITVFVLCIVTMAKGLKHVGLNLSTNETLGISFLISIIGMIFCHFYFRSKRFTEKATKGTFGSVEKIFSILMLLTACAMAFAHGSNDVANAIGPLSSVVSIVENGGQILSGGKLTWWILPLGALGIAVGLIAMGQKVMATVGSGITDLTPSRGFAAQFATAMTVVVASGTGLPISTTQTLVGAILGIGFARGIAALNLTVIRNIISSWVVTLPAGAFFAIMIFYVLRAIFH from the coding sequence ATGGAAATTATTAATGCATACGGTTCGTGGTTAGTCTTAATTACCGCGGCATTCGGTTTTTTTATGGCATTTGGTATTGGGGCCAACGACGTATCAAACTCAATGGGTACCTCGGTTGGTTCTGGTACCATTACAGCCAAACAAGCAATTATTATTGCCCTTATTTTTGAATCTGCCGGGGCTTATTTAGCCGGTGGTGAAGTAACAGAAACCATCAAAAGTGGTGTGATCGACCCCACTCAATTTGTCGAAATGCCAGACGTATTGGCATTAGGAATGCTTTCTGCTCTCTTTGCATCAGGCGCTTGGTTATTTATTGCTACTAAAATGGGTTGGCCTGTTTCAGGTACTCACACCATCATTGGGGCTTTAATTGGTTTTGCTTGTATTACGATTGGTCCAAGTTCTGTTGACTGGTCTACTATCGGTGGGATCGTTGGAAGCTGGTTTATCACCCCCGTGATCGCAGGACTTTTAGCTTATACCATCTTTGCAAGTATCCAGAAACTCATTTTCGATACAGAAGAACCGCTGAAAAACGCACAAAAATACGGGCCTTACTACATGGCGATTACCGTATTCGTACTTTGTATTGTGACCATGGCAAAAGGTTTAAAACACGTTGGATTAAACCTATCAACAAATGAAACGCTCGGTATTTCATTTCTAATCAGCATCATTGGTATGATTTTCTGCCACTTCTACTTCCGTAGTAAAAGATTCACTGAAAAAGCGACAAAAGGCACATTCGGTTCAGTAGAAAAGATTTTTAGTATCTTAATGCTTTTAACCGCTTGTGCTATGGCATTCGCACATGGTTCTAATGATGTAGCCAATGCAATTGGTCCGCTTTCTTCGGTGGTATCAATCGTAGAAAATGGTGGGCAAATCCTCAGCGGTGGGAAATTAACTTGGTGGATTTTACCCTTAGGTGCATTAGGTATCGCAGTAGGTCTTATTGCGATGGGACAAAAAGTGATGGCGACAGTAGGCTCAGGTATTACCGATTTAACTCCGAGCCGTGGTTTTGCCGCACAATTTGCAACAGCGATGACCGTTGTAGTGGCATCTGGTACGGGTTTACCAATCTCCACGACACAAACCCTAGTAGGGGCAATCTTAGGTATCGGTTTCGCTCGTGGTATTGCGGCGCTTAACTTAACAGTTATCCGTAACATCATTAGTTCATGGGTTGTCACATTACCTGCTGGTGCATTCTTTGCAATTATGATTTTCTACGTTCTTCGAGCAATTTTTCACTAA
- a CDS encoding TIGR00153 family protein has translation MAMNNILGLFAHSPLKPLQKHSKKVTECCELLVPFFKYTFLKQWNDAEQTRLDISQCEREADSLKREIRLKLPRGLFLPIDRTDLLELVTQQDKLANYAKDIAGRMVGRQFGIPEKMQEEFLHYVQRSLDSIHQAHLVIEEMDKLLETGFKGRELTLVNNMIQELDSIEDDTDQMQIKLRNMLYTIESHYNPIDVMFLYKIIEWVGVLADQAQRVGSRIELMLARS, from the coding sequence ATGGCAATGAATAATATTCTCGGATTATTTGCCCATTCTCCTTTGAAGCCTCTGCAAAAACACTCAAAAAAAGTAACAGAATGCTGTGAATTACTGGTTCCATTTTTCAAATATACGTTTTTAAAACAGTGGAATGATGCAGAACAAACACGTTTGGATATTTCTCAATGTGAACGTGAGGCTGATAGCTTAAAACGCGAAATTCGTTTGAAATTGCCTCGTGGTTTATTTTTACCTATTGATCGTACTGATTTGCTCGAATTAGTTACACAACAAGATAAATTAGCTAATTATGCCAAAGATATTGCTGGTCGTATGGTTGGTCGACAATTTGGTATTCCTGAGAAAATGCAGGAGGAATTTTTACATTATGTTCAGCGTAGCTTAGATTCTATTCATCAAGCACACTTGGTGATTGAGGAAATGGATAAATTACTTGAAACTGGTTTCAAAGGACGTGAGTTAACATTAGTTAACAATATGATTCAAGAGCTTGATAGCATTGAAGATGATACAGATCAAATGCAAATTAAGCTACGTAATATGCTCTATACGATTGAAAGTCATTATAATCCTATTGATGTGATGTTCCTATATAAAATCATCGAATGGGTAGGTGTATTAGCTGATCAAGCTCAACGTGTTGGCTCTCGTATTGAATTAATGCTTGCTCGTTCCTAA
- a CDS encoding TIGR04211 family SH3 domain-containing protein, with product MSKINKVLFSCVVLISTIGTVQAETKYVTENLNTYLRRGAGDQFKIAGAIQSGEAVTALEQQGKYTLIRDNKNREAWILTSELSSTPSSREENPKLKAQIQELTLKLNRVDSDWQQRTSEIQRRNKQSEQQSGELLELNAQLKRELDMIKNKNRDLEAMLDANKREIAIQWFIYGGSVLGVGLLIGLILPYLLPRRKRRNSW from the coding sequence ATGTCAAAAATCAATAAAGTTTTATTTTCTTGCGTTGTATTGATTTCAACTATTGGAACAGTACAAGCAGAGACAAAATATGTGACAGAAAATCTGAATACATATTTACGTCGTGGTGCTGGCGATCAATTTAAGATCGCAGGCGCCATTCAATCTGGTGAAGCTGTGACCGCATTGGAACAACAGGGAAAATATACCCTGATTCGTGATAATAAAAATCGCGAGGCATGGATTTTAACCTCGGAACTGAGTTCTACCCCAAGTAGCCGTGAAGAAAATCCAAAATTAAAAGCTCAAATTCAAGAACTGACTTTAAAATTAAATCGTGTTGATTCTGATTGGCAGCAGCGCACAAGTGAAATTCAACGTCGCAATAAGCAATCTGAGCAACAAAGTGGGGAGTTACTTGAACTAAATGCACAACTTAAACGTGAATTAGACATGATAAAAAATAAAAATCGTGATTTAGAAGCAATGCTTGATGCCAATAAACGTGAAATTGCGATCCAATGGTTTATTTATGGTGGCTCGGTATTAGGCGTAGGTTTATTAATCGGTTTAATATTACCTTACCTTTTACCAAGACGTAAACGTCGTAATAGCTGGTAA